CCACGACGACAACCATCCCATCCGACGCCCGCCGCGCGAGCTGCGCTGAGCGAGCCTTTGGTCAGACAATCCAAAGCGGCGCGACGCCGCAACCCGTCGTCATGCACGTGGAGCACTTCATGACAAACGAGGTCATCTCCTGCGACGTCGAGGCTTCGGTCGGGGACGTCGCGCGGATGATGAAGGACAAGAACGTCGGCTGCGTCGTTGTGGTCGACGGCGGGAAGGTCGCGGGAATCGTCACCGACAGGCAGCTCGCCTGCCACGTCCTCGCCGACAACAAGGGCGCGGATACCTCGATCTCCGAAGTGATGACGAAGGATCCGGTGTGCGCGACCCTCGACGACAACCTGTTCAACGTGCTCGACACGCTCAAGACCTCGGGCATGGTGCGCCGCGTTCCCGTCGTCGACCGGGACGGAAAGCTCGCCGGCATCGTGAGCATCAGCGACATCGCCGCGATCGCGAAGGAGATCAACGACGTCCTCCTCATGGAGGAGCTGCGGAACTCGACGGCCGTCCCGAAGGTCTTCACGGGCGCGCAGCGCCTCGAAGAGGAGATCAGCCGGGACCGCCGCCCGATCGAGGCCCGCCGATAGGCCCTTGTCGATCCCCGCGGATACGGCCGCCATGCGAGAGCACGCCGAGGACATCCTCCTCGCGACGAAAGGCGAAGTCGAGATCATCGACCTCACGGAGCGCCTCGCGAGCGTCGTCAGCGCTTCGGGCGTCGCGACGGGACAAGCGCTCCTCTTCACGACGTCGAGCACCTCCGCGATCACGGTGATCGAGTACGAGCCGGGTCTCCTCGAAGATCTTCCGGCCGCGCTCGAACGTCTCTTTCCGAGGGGACTCGACTACGGCCACGAGCGACGCTGGCGCGACGGCAACGGCCACTCCCACGTGCGCGCCGCGTTCCTGAAGCCCGACCTCGTCGTCCCGGTGCGCGACGGGAAGCCCCTGCTCGGCACGTGGCAGCAGGTCGTGTTCGTCGAGCTCGACAACAAGCCGCGCGAAAGGCGCGTCGCGGCGCACGTCTGGGGCACGGGATAGCTTGAAGCGCGCGGGAGCGGATCGCCCCGCATGACGCGCGCGACGCTCGCCCTGCTCGTCCTCGCCGCGGCCCTCGCGGGCTGCGCTTCCCCTCCGGCCGACGATCGCGAGCCCGGCGGCCCCGACGGCGACCCCGGCCCGACCTACGCCTGGTCCGCCCTGAAGGCTGCGCCGACGCCGCGCACCGAGGTCGCGGCCGCGGCGCTCGGAAACGACGTGTACGTCATCGGCGGATTCACGGGCGTCGGCGCGGCCTCGACCGTCGTCGAGATCTACGACACGGCCGCGGACGCGTGGCGCGCCGGCCCCGCGTACCCGATCCCGATCCACCACACCTTCGCGTTCGTTCACGGGAATGCGGTCTACGTGCTCGGCGGCTACACCACCTCCGCGTTCGTGCCGACGCAGCTTGCCTTCAGGCTCGCGGCGGGAGGCGCCTCATGGGAGCCGGTCGCGTCTCTCCCGGAGGCGCGGGGCGCGCACGCGGGGGCGGTCGTGGACGGCAAGGCGTATCTCGTCGGCGGGGTCGCCGCGGGCGGCGCGCTGACGAAGCAGGTCCTCGTCTACGACGCGGGCGCAGACGCGTGGTCGACCGCGCCCGACCTTCCGACGGCGCGCGACCACCTCGCCGCGGCCGCGGTCGACGGCGTCGTGTATGCCGTGGGCGGCCGGCTCCAGTCGCTCTCCTCCAACAAGCCGGTCCTCGAGGCCTTCGATCCGAAAAAGGGCGTGTGGGAGACGCGCGCCCCGATGCCCACGGCCCGCGGGGGCTTCGCGGCCGCGCCGTTTGCGGGCGCGCTCGTCGCGGTGGGCGGCGAGGAGTCGCGCGGCACGTTCGCCGCGGTCGAGGCGTACGATCCCGGAAGCGACACGTGGAGGAAGCTCCCCGATCTGCCGACGCCGCGTCACGGCCTCGGCGTCGTCGTCGCCGGCGAGAAGCTCTACGCGATCGGCGGCGGCCCGAACCCGGGCTTCACGACGAGCGGCGCGGTCGAAGCGCTCGCGGCGTCGTGATCACGCCGTTGCGCCGTGGACGATCGCGAGCGCATACGACGCGCGAAGGTCCTCGCGCGTGGGCACGTTGACGGGGCCGACCGCCACGTATTCGTCGCCACACTCGACGGCCTTGATGAGCACCTTCACGGGGCCCGGCGCGGCGGGCGTCGTGAGCGCGAGGGCGCCCTTTCCTCCTGCGCTCCCGACGACGTCGCTCTGGAAGCGCGCGCCGTCGGAGAGGAGGATCGTCATCTGGAGCCGGTCGGGCGCGTTCGTGGCGCCGGCGCCGGCGGGTTCGTCCGTCCAGGCGAGCGAGAAGGTCGCGTTTCCCGTCGCGTTCGCGGGAAGGGTCACGTCGTGCGTGACCGTCTTGCCCTCGTCGACGCGGCCTTCCATCGGACCAAGCGCGAGGAGGACGACGTCCGGGCCGACGTCGTCGGTCGCGGCCGGAAGAAGGCCGCGCGCCTCGGGCCCCGCGTAGGCCGCGCCGACGACGAGCGCGGGGATCAGGAGGATGGCGACCGCGGCCCCACCGGCGCCCGTGAGGAAACCGAGCGCGCGCGAAGGCGCGACGACGCCGGCGCGGCGGGCCCGCGCCCGGTTGTGGACGAGGAGCGCCGCGAGCGTCAGGAGGAGCACGCCCGTCATCACGGCCCAGAAGAGCGTGGGCCGGCCCATCTCGGTCGCGAAGCGGCCGTACAGGATGCCGCCCGTCATCGCGCCGAGCGTGAGGCCGACGCCCATCGGGACGAAGCCATAGCCGAGGTACACCGCGACGCGGTCGGGCGGCGCGATCTTCGAGACGTAGCTGAGGTAGCTCGGGTGCGTGACGACCTCGCCGACGCTCAGGAGCACGATGCCGAGGATGAACGGGATCGAGGTCGCGCTGAAGCCCATCACGACGAACCCGACGGCGTAGAGCGCCATGCCGCCCGCGATGAGCGCGAGCGCGTCTCGACCCTTCGTGAGCCTCCCGACGATCGGCGCCGCGAGCACGATGACGCCCGGGTTCACGGCGGCGAGGAGCGACGCGTTGAACCACTCCGGCATGCGGGCGTAGTCGCCCATGTAGATCGGCAGGAACGTCCAGATCATCGCGTAGAGGAACCAGAATCCGCTGTAGATCGCGAGCAGAACGATGAACGCCCGGTCCTTCAGCACTTCGCGCAGGCTCGCGAAGGCGGCGCCGATCCTTGCGTCGCGCTGCGGCGGCCGGATGTTGCGGAAGAACAGGATCGTGATCGCGAGGTTGCCGATCGCGAGCAGGGTCGCGACCGCGAAGGCCGCGGTTTCGAGGAGCGCAGGCGCGTAGACGCCGACGAGGCCGATGGAAACGGGAAAGAGCAGCGCGCCGAGGTTGATCGCCGCGTAGTAGATCATGAAGCCGAAGCTGCGCTGGTCCTCCGTCGTCGTCTGGGCGACGAGCGACGCCGCGATCGGCTTGAAGACGCCCGCGCCGAGCCCGAAAAGTAGGATGGCGCCGAGGATCGTCACGAAGTCGGAAGCGACGAGAAGGGTCGCGTAGCCGGCGATGACGAGCGCGAACGAGACGATAAGCGACGCGCGATAGCCATACTTCTCCGCGAGCGCCGCGGCGACGACCGGGAAGAAGTAGAGGAGCGCGAAGAGCGCCGTGAAGGCGAGACCGATGGACGCGTCGGCGATCCCCAGCCCGTCCGACATGTGGACGGCGAGGACGGCGACGATGGTGTAGTAGGCGCCGCGCTCGAAGAGCTCGATGAGGTTGATGAGCCAGAACGCGCCCGTGAACTGGCCGAACCGCGCGCGCAGACGTGCTGGAAGGGAGCCGGAGGGGGGAACGGCGAGCGGATCGGTCATGCGGGAATCCTCGAGCCCCTCTCGCACGCCGTCTCGGGGGTCAAAGCCCTTGTGGTCGCCCCCTTCCGCGATGAGCGGGCCAGAGACCTCATGGCCGACCCTTCCGGAATGCCAGGCATGCCCGAGAAGAAGAGCGAGTACAGCGACAACGCCCGGGAGTTCATCTCCGAGCACACGAAGAAGCACATCAAGGAGGACGACATGCCGCAGGACCAGGCGGTCGCCGCCGCGATGAGCGAGGCCCGACGCAAGGGCATGAAGGTTCCCGAGGAGAAGAAGAAATAGATGGCCCGCCGACGGCGGAGGCTCGCGAACGAGGCGGAGGAGCCGGTGGAATCCACGCTCTCCGAGGAGGTCCGCATGCAGACCCAGGGCTACGGGCTTTCGCCCGACGAGGCGGCGGCCCCGCTCAAGGACGCCGCGAAACGTGGCGCGCCCCAACCCTCGAGTTGGGACACGGACGAATAGCTGAAGCGGCCCGCGCTCGATAGCCGCGCGTGCGCGACCCGGTGCGCGAGGCCCAGGCGTTCTATGGCGACAAGGCCGAGGCCTACCGCGCGAGCGCCGCCCACGGGAACGCGGCTGACCTCGCGCGCATGCTCGCGCTCCTCGGCGACGTGCGGGGAGCGCGCGCCGTCGACGTCGGCGCTGGGGGCGGCCACACCGCGCTCGCGCTCGCGCGGGCCGGGGCGCGCGTCGTGGCGATGGACGTCACGCGCGCGATGCTCGTCGCGACCGCCGACGGCGCGCGGGAGGCCGAGGTCGACCTCGACGTCGCGCTCGGGGACGCGTCGGCGCTCCCGTTCGCGACGGGATCGCTCGACGTGGCAGCCACGCGGATCGCGACCCACCATTTCGCGGACCTCGGTCGATTCGTGGAGGAGGCGTACCGGGTTCTCGGCCCCGGTGGCCGTTTCTACGCCTTCGACCTCGCGTCGCCTCCGGAGGCGGGCGCGGCCGCGACGGTGAACCGCATCGAAACGCTGCGCGACCCGAGCCACGTGTGGAGTTGGTCGCGCGCGGCGTGGGCCGGGGCGCTCGAGGCCGCCGGCTTCAAGGCGCAGACGCTCTCGGACGGCGCCTCGGAATTGGATCTCGAGGCGTGGCTCGCGCGGGCGCGGATGCCGGCCGGACGCGAGGCCGAGGTGCGCGCGCTCCTCGCGGACCATCCGCCGGAGAGCCTCGGAGGCTACGGCGTCGTCGCGCCCGGGCGGATCAGGCTCCTGCGCGTCGAGACGCTCGCCGTCAAGCCTCAGGGATGACCGTCGTCGCGGTCCGCGAGCTCCTCGTCGGCGTGCCGCTCGGCCGCCTCCCTGGAAAGGCCGGCCTCCATCGCCTTGCGGACGTGCGCTTCCCGGTCCATGCGCCTGAGCCTCTCGATCTCGCTCTCTTCGCGCGGTCGCATGCGCTTCTTCGGCGCTCCGCGGGCATGACCCTTCTCGCCGCAAGTGATATGCACGCCCGCGCCGGACCGGAACCGATGCATCTCGACGCGGCGGCGCAACGGGGTCTCCTCCTCGCGGTCGGCAAGCACCTTGCGGCCCTGCCCCTCGCGGAGCGCGTGCCCGAGCGGCTCGAGGCGGCCGAGGATCCCGAGGCCCTGCGGCACGTCCTCGAGGACCTCCCCCTGGGCATCGAACCGCCCGCGGCGGCCGCCTTCATCGCGGACGTCACGGGCCCCGCGTGGCGGGACCGCCGGGCGGAGCTCGCGCGCACCACCCGGGAGATGTCGCACGAGCTGCGCTCCCCCGGCTCGTAGTTGCAGAAACGTTCAAGAAGGAAGGGCGCCTACAGCGGGTTTAGCCTTGTCTAAATCCTTGGAGGTTCCACGATGCGCTCTTCCACGGTCTCGGACGGCGTGACGTTCGCCGTCGCCGCCGTCGCCCTCGTCGCGCTCCTCGCCGTCGGCGTCGCGAGCCCCGGGCTCGTCTTCGACACGAGTCCCGACGTGGGGGGCAATGCGCACGGGGCGGGGCGTCCCGTCCCCGACATCGCCTGCCCCGCGTTCGCGACCCGCGCGGGCGTCGAGGCCCGCGTCACGACCTGGACGGTCCGTCCCGGCGAGTCCTTCGAGGCCTGGGCCTTCGGGGCGACGATTCCGGGCCCGACCCTCTGCGCCCAGAACAACG
The DNA window shown above is from Candidatus Thermoplasmatota archaeon and carries:
- a CDS encoding CBS domain-containing protein, whose amino-acid sequence is MHVEHFMTNEVISCDVEASVGDVARMMKDKNVGCVVVVDGGKVAGIVTDRQLACHVLADNKGADTSISEVMTKDPVCATLDDNLFNVLDTLKTSGMVRRVPVVDRDGKLAGIVSISDIAAIAKEINDVLLMEELRNSTAVPKVFTGAQRLEEEISRDRRPIEARR
- a CDS encoding secondary thiamine-phosphate synthase enzyme YjbQ, which codes for MREHAEDILLATKGEVEIIDLTERLASVVSASGVATGQALLFTTSSTSAITVIEYEPGLLEDLPAALERLFPRGLDYGHERRWRDGNGHSHVRAAFLKPDLVVPVRDGKPLLGTWQQVVFVELDNKPRERRVAAHVWGTG
- a CDS encoding kelch repeat-containing protein, translated to MTRATLALLVLAAALAGCASPPADDREPGGPDGDPGPTYAWSALKAAPTPRTEVAAAALGNDVYVIGGFTGVGAASTVVEIYDTAADAWRAGPAYPIPIHHTFAFVHGNAVYVLGGYTTSAFVPTQLAFRLAAGGASWEPVASLPEARGAHAGAVVDGKAYLVGGVAAGGALTKQVLVYDAGADAWSTAPDLPTARDHLAAAAVDGVVYAVGGRLQSLSSNKPVLEAFDPKKGVWETRAPMPTARGGFAAAPFAGALVAVGGEESRGTFAAVEAYDPGSDTWRKLPDLPTPRHGLGVVVAGEKLYAIGGGPNPGFTTSGAVEALAAS
- a CDS encoding MFS transporter → MTDPLAVPPSGSLPARLRARFGQFTGAFWLINLIELFERGAYYTIVAVLAVHMSDGLGIADASIGLAFTALFALLYFFPVVAAALAEKYGYRASLIVSFALVIAGYATLLVASDFVTILGAILLFGLGAGVFKPIAASLVAQTTTEDQRSFGFMIYYAAINLGALLFPVSIGLVGVYAPALLETAAFAVATLLAIGNLAITILFFRNIRPPQRDARIGAAFASLREVLKDRAFIVLLAIYSGFWFLYAMIWTFLPIYMGDYARMPEWFNASLLAAVNPGVIVLAAPIVGRLTKGRDALALIAGGMALYAVGFVVMGFSATSIPFILGIVLLSVGEVVTHPSYLSYVSKIAPPDRVAVYLGYGFVPMGVGLTLGAMTGGILYGRFATEMGRPTLFWAVMTGVLLLTLAALLVHNRARARRAGVVAPSRALGFLTGAGGAAVAILLIPALVVGAAYAGPEARGLLPAATDDVGPDVVLLALGPMEGRVDEGKTVTHDVTLPANATGNATFSLAWTDEPAGAGATNAPDRLQMTILLSDGARFQSDVVGSAGGKGALALTTPAAPGPVKVLIKAVECGDEYVAVGPVNVPTREDLRASYALAIVHGATA
- a CDS encoding DUF6496 domain-containing protein, coding for MPEKKSEYSDNAREFISEHTKKHIKEDDMPQDQAVAAAMSEARRKGMKVPEEKKK
- a CDS encoding class I SAM-dependent methyltransferase, with product MRDPVREAQAFYGDKAEAYRASAAHGNAADLARMLALLGDVRGARAVDVGAGGGHTALALARAGARVVAMDVTRAMLVATADGAREAEVDLDVALGDASALPFATGSLDVAATRIATHHFADLGRFVEEAYRVLGPGGRFYAFDLASPPEAGAAATVNRIETLRDPSHVWSWSRAAWAGALEAAGFKAQTLSDGASELDLEAWLARARMPAGREAEVRALLADHPPESLGGYGVVAPGRIRLLRVETLAVKPQG